Proteins encoded by one window of Pelmatolapia mariae isolate MD_Pm_ZW linkage group LG14, Pm_UMD_F_2, whole genome shotgun sequence:
- the LOC134641390 gene encoding low affinity immunoglobulin gamma Fc region receptor III-B-like: MDKLISLFVFSALSQIVVSHVPTEASFRANIELVSGHSRIFSGERAHLRCSIPDVHRSNWTYLWFRGSEELSQTGGELKLWNTKVQESGKYYCQGTRNTKVGKIRTQQSVPVELKVDGGWAILQVPRHPQLVRSTLEVTCRVRGNPRLEEIILYKDGVEVMRQNGHKPDFHLTNLSLEDQGVYSCRASWDVRRQTLSVISAGAHVQILEVLSQPILEIIPNYDTQLKRMKLTCHVQYNAPAPAPPIDFYFYNNNRRLGPATSDNYNVVKQTPGLYSCKARVPQLGLSKSSEPKNFGLRDDIPTAASLPTSPNLSSHQPIQFTPEKSTPSQGPPLKTSQAVPTSLLTTAQVFNSATTQDQANPFEESGDISGDSAEESGDMSGDCRFSVIT, encoded by the exons ATGGACAAGCTCATCTCTCTCTTTG ttttttcagcACTCTCACAGATTGTAGTGTCTCATG TTCCCACTGAGGCGTCTTTCAGAGCCAACATTGAGTTAGTGTCAGGACATTCGAGGATCTTCTCGGGGGAGAGAGCACACTTGAGATGCAGTATTCCTGATGTGCACAGGTCTAACTGGACTTACCTGTGGTTCAGGGGGTCTGAGGAGCTCTCACAGACTGGGGGGGAATTAAAACTGTGGAATACCAAAGTTCAAGAGAGCGGGAAATACTACTGCCAAGGAACAAGAAATACGAAGGTGGGAAAGATTCGCACCCAGCAAAGTGTCCCTGTGGAGCTCAAGGTGGACG GTGGCTGGGCGATTCTGCAAGTTCCACGACATCCTCAACTTGTCAGGAGCACATTGGAGGTGACATGTCGTGTCAGAGGGAATCCCCGACTTGAAGAGATTATTTTGTACAAAGATGGCGTTGAAGTAATGAGACAAAATGGTCACAAGCCAGATTTCCATCTGACCAACTTGAGCCTTGAGGACCAAGGAGTATATTCTTGCAGGGCTTCCTGGGATGTGAGGAGACAAACACTCTCTGTCATTTCTGCTGGCGCTCATGTACAGATCTTAG AGGTTCTGTCACAGCCAATTTTGGAGATCATCCCCAACTATGATACTCAGCTAAAGAGGATGAAGCTCACTTGCCATGTGCAGTACAACGCCCCTGCTCCTGCCCCTCCGATAGACTTCTATTTCTACAACAATAACAGGCGACTGGGACCTGCAACATCTGACAACTATAATGTAGTGAAACAGACTCCAGGGCTGTACAGCTGCAAGGCCAGGGTGCCTCAGTTGGGCCTCTCGAAGTCCAGTGAACCCAAAAACTTTGGACTAAGAg ACGACATCCCAACTGCTGCTTCACTACCAACCTCCCCTAACCTCTCCTCTCACCAGCCCATCCAGTTCACTCCAGAAAAGAGTACACCATCACAAGGGCCTCCACTGAAGACTTCACAAGCAGTCCCAACCAGTTTGCTGACTACAGCCCAGGTTTTTAACTCAGCTACAACTCAAGATCAGGCAAATCCATTTGAGGAATCCGGTGACATCTCTGGGGACTCTGCAGAGGAATCCGGTGACATGTCTGGGGACTGCAGATTCTCTGTGATAACTTAG